Proteins encoded by one window of Candidatus Melainabacteria bacterium RIFOXYA2_FULL_32_9:
- a CDS encoding LL-diaminopimelate aminotransferase (produces methionine from 2-keto-4-methylthiobutyrate and glutamine in vitro; mutations do not affect methionine salvage in vivo however), whose amino-acid sequence MYTKLNIVPSKKLLNLPTYIFAELDEWKEEARSKGADLIDLGIGNPDGATPAPIVEAAVKSIQDPKNHGYPSFKGKDELRQEIAKWVKRKYNVDVNPETEVQTLLGAKEGLAHLALAMTDPGDINIVPDPYYPVHSRGTWISNGDVYHVKLEAKNDFLPDLSTIPEDVAKRAKIFFISYPNNPTSGIATKEFYKDLVKFCTKYNILLCSDLAYAELCFDGHRPLSIFEIEGAKDVAIEFHSFSKTFNMAGWRIGFAIGNKDFIKILYSIKTNIDYGTSSIVQDAAIAALKMPESYVNGIVAKYQNRRDFMTEGFNKLGWNLSNPKATMYMWLPVPGNQDSKSWCKMVLEKTGVVFTPGIAFGKYSDNYFRVSLVAPDERLKEALCRLESANIRYC is encoded by the coding sequence ATGTATACAAAGTTAAATATAGTTCCATCAAAAAAATTATTAAATTTGCCAACCTACATTTTCGCAGAATTAGATGAGTGGAAAGAAGAGGCACGTTCAAAAGGGGCGGACTTAATTGATTTAGGAATAGGTAATCCTGATGGCGCTACTCCTGCTCCAATTGTTGAAGCTGCAGTAAAAAGTATTCAGGATCCGAAAAATCATGGTTATCCAAGCTTTAAAGGCAAAGACGAATTAAGGCAAGAAATAGCTAAATGGGTAAAAAGAAAATATAATGTCGATGTTAACCCTGAAACCGAAGTTCAAACACTTCTTGGCGCAAAAGAAGGCTTGGCACACCTGGCATTAGCTATGACAGATCCTGGTGATATAAATATAGTTCCTGATCCATACTATCCTGTTCATTCAAGAGGTACCTGGATTTCAAATGGGGATGTTTATCACGTAAAATTAGAAGCAAAAAATGACTTTTTACCGGATCTATCAACTATACCTGAAGATGTAGCTAAAAGAGCAAAAATATTTTTTATAAGCTATCCTAATAATCCAACTTCTGGAATTGCGACTAAAGAATTTTATAAAGACTTAGTAAAATTTTGTACTAAATATAACATTTTATTATGCTCAGACCTTGCATATGCAGAGTTATGTTTTGATGGACATCGCCCATTAAGCATATTTGAGATAGAAGGAGCTAAAGATGTAGCTATAGAATTCCATTCTTTTTCCAAAACATTTAATATGGCCGGATGGAGAATAGGTTTTGCAATAGGAAACAAGGATTTTATTAAAATCCTATATTCTATTAAGACCAATATCGACTATGGAACATCTTCGATTGTTCAAGATGCTGCAATTGCTGCTCTAAAAATGCCAGAATCCTATGTAAATGGAATTGTAGCAAAATACCAGAACAGAAGAGATTTTATGACTGAAGGATTTAATAAACTCGGATGGAATTTAAGTAATCCTAAAGCAACTATGTATATGTGGCTACCGGTACCAGGAAATCAAGATTCTAAGTCCTGGTGCAAAATGGTATTAGAAAAGACCGGAGTCGTATTCACACCTGGTATAGCCTTTGGAAAATATAGTGATAATTATTTCAGAGTCTCATTAGTTGCACCTGATGAAAGATTAAAAGAAGCTTTATGCAGATTAGAATCTGCCAACATAAGATATTGCTAG
- a CDS encoding short-chain dehydrogenase, with amino-acid sequence MGYVLILGANSDVAKAIAAQYAKNGYGIYLAGKDTEKLKFAAENLESEYKIKTKVFKFDALEFYNHKNFYNSLDPKPVGVICAVDYLGDQYESEEDFLETKKIIDINFTGCVSILNVIANDFEARKDGFIIGISSITGDRGRRSNYTYGSAKAGLTTYLSGLRSRLIESDVYVTTVKIGEVMSKAANNGDTIAPAKPQEIAYDVFKAQQKYRDIIYSKWQWKFISIYFNNIPEMFFKRMGT; translated from the coding sequence ATGGGGTATGTGCTTATACTTGGGGCTAATTCAGATGTAGCAAAAGCTATAGCAGCCCAATATGCTAAAAATGGTTACGGTATATATCTGGCAGGAAAAGATACCGAAAAGTTAAAATTTGCAGCTGAAAATCTGGAATCAGAGTATAAAATAAAAACAAAAGTATTCAAGTTTGATGCGTTAGAATTCTACAATCATAAAAATTTCTATAATAGTTTGGATCCAAAGCCAGTCGGCGTTATTTGTGCTGTTGATTATTTAGGAGATCAATACGAGTCAGAAGAGGATTTTTTAGAAACTAAAAAGATTATTGATATAAATTTTACCGGTTGTGTGTCGATTTTAAATGTTATAGCTAATGATTTTGAAGCTAGAAAAGATGGTTTTATAATAGGTATAAGCTCAATAACAGGTGATCGAGGCAGACGCAGTAATTATACGTATGGAAGTGCGAAAGCAGGATTAACCACTTATTTATCAGGTTTGAGAAGTAGACTTATAGAATCAGATGTTTACGTTACAACTGTAAAAATAGGTGAGGTTATGAGTAAGGCAGCTAATAATGGAGATACAATTGCTCCTGCTAAACCTCAAGAAATCGCATATGATGTCTTTAAAGCTCAACAAAAGTATAGAGATATTATTTATAGTAAATGGCAGTGGAAATTTATTTCTATATATTTTAACAATATACCTGAAATGTTCTTTAAAAGAATGGGAACATAA
- a CDS encoding 30S ribosomal protein S15, whose amino-acid sequence MALTNKQEIIKEYQKAANDTGSPEVQVAILTQRIKELTEHFKIHKKDFQGRRGLLMLVGQRKRLLQYLKNEDASRYKSLIERLGLRK is encoded by the coding sequence ATGGCATTAACAAACAAACAAGAAATCATTAAAGAATACCAAAAAGCTGCAAATGATACCGGATCACCAGAGGTTCAAGTTGCTATACTAACTCAAAGAATTAAAGAGTTAACCGAGCATTTCAAAATCCACAAAAAAGACTTCCAAGGACGTCGCGGTCTTTTAATGCTAGTTGGACAAAGAAAAAGACTTCTTCAGTATCTTAAAAACGAGGATGCAAGTAGATATAAAAGTTTAATCGAGAGATTAGGACTTCGTAAATAA
- a CDS encoding glutamate--tRNA ligase, with the protein MENQNIRVRIAPSPTGFLHVGTARTALFNYLFARKHNGKFILRIEDTDIERSQEKYTQNIYDSLKAMGLNWDEGPDIGGPYGPYKQSERFDVYKKYADKLIESGQAYLCWCTQEELESEKEKAQLEKKVYTYSEKCQSLTPEQIKCYEQEGRKPVVRFRVSPEHLEFDDIIRGKLEFDTGLIGDFVIMKSNGTPTYNFAVVIDDMEMKISHIIRGEDHISNTPRQILIYRALGANIPEFAHVAMILAPDRTKLSKRHGATAVSEFIDQGYLPEAFVNFLALLGWSPASGKEIMDLDELIQEFSLNRVSPSPAIFEFDKLNWMNGQYIRSLPISEMTERAKRYLKPYDLSMYTQEQLETMVAAVREPLTTLGDITDAVRYFFSDTVEIDPQVQNDVINIPESQRVLTEFYKITDSISYNNVDDIHNQLADFRKFMSDLKPKQVMWAIRAALTGTTKGADIAIIISLLGKDRVKLRVREALRAPSM; encoded by the coding sequence ATGGAAAATCAAAATATAAGAGTAAGAATTGCACCGAGTCCTACAGGTTTTTTACATGTAGGAACGGCAAGAACGGCTCTATTCAACTATTTATTTGCAAGAAAACATAATGGAAAATTTATTTTAAGGATAGAAGATACAGATATTGAGAGATCTCAGGAAAAATATACTCAAAATATATATGACAGCTTAAAAGCAATGGGATTAAACTGGGATGAAGGGCCTGATATTGGAGGCCCATACGGGCCTTACAAGCAATCAGAGCGCTTTGATGTATATAAAAAGTATGCTGATAAATTAATAGAGTCCGGTCAAGCTTATTTATGCTGGTGTACTCAGGAAGAATTAGAGTCAGAAAAAGAGAAAGCCCAGCTTGAAAAGAAAGTTTATACATATTCAGAAAAATGTCAGAGTCTAACCCCTGAGCAGATAAAATGCTATGAACAAGAAGGCAGAAAACCGGTAGTTAGATTTAGAGTATCACCGGAACACCTTGAATTTGATGATATTATAAGGGGCAAACTTGAATTTGATACAGGGTTAATTGGGGATTTCGTTATTATGAAATCTAATGGTACACCTACTTATAATTTTGCAGTGGTTATTGATGATATGGAAATGAAAATAAGCCATATTATAAGAGGTGAAGACCATATATCAAATACTCCAAGACAGATCCTTATTTATAGGGCTTTGGGTGCTAATATTCCTGAATTTGCTCATGTGGCCATGATTTTAGCTCCTGATAGAACAAAACTTTCTAAACGGCATGGTGCAACTGCTGTAAGTGAATTTATTGATCAGGGATATTTGCCTGAAGCATTCGTTAATTTCCTGGCATTGCTGGGATGGTCCCCCGCTAGTGGTAAGGAAATAATGGATTTAGATGAATTAATTCAGGAGTTTTCCTTAAACAGAGTTTCTCCTAGTCCTGCAATATTTGAGTTTGATAAACTTAATTGGATGAATGGGCAGTATATCAGAAGTTTACCAATTTCTGAAATGACAGAAAGGGCAAAACGATATCTTAAACCTTATGATCTTTCAATGTACACTCAGGAACAATTAGAAACAATGGTTGCAGCTGTTAGAGAGCCCCTAACTACATTAGGTGATATTACTGATGCAGTCAGATATTTCTTTAGTGATACTGTTGAGATAGATCCGCAGGTTCAAAATGATGTCATCAATATTCCTGAATCTCAAAGAGTTTTAACAGAATTTTATAAAATCACTGATTCAATTAGCTATAATAATGTTGATGACATACATAATCAGCTTGCAGATTTCAGGAAGTTTATGTCTGACTTAAAGCCAAAACAAGTTATGTGGGCAATAAGAGCAGCCTTGACCGGTACAACAAAAGGCGCAGATATCGCTATAATTATCTCACTTTTAGGTAAAGATAGAGTTAAGCTAAGAGTAAGAGAAGCTTTAAGAGCTCCTAGTATGTAA